In the genome of Afipia felis ATCC 53690, the window CAACCGTGAAGGAGTCGCCATTCGCGACTATATCGGCGCCGTTGTTCTGCGCGGGACTTTCAGTCACGGAGGTGTTGAGCGTGTAGGTGTAATGGCCGACGCCGGTGGCGGCGTCATAGTCTGTGATGACCAGCGTGCCGTGGCCGTTGGAGCCGATGATCGGCGACGCAGTTGTCGCCGTGACCAGATCGGCGATCGCGATCACGGTGCCATTGATGGTCAGACTTTTGATGTCGGCAAGTCCATCCACATCCGTCAGCGTGAACGTGCCATGAGCAACAGCGCTGCCATTACCGGCCGAGGTGCCACCCGGCTGCCCGGCATGCGCAACGATGCCCGCCTCATCCACGATATTGTGGCCGTTCAGGTCAACGCCCGCAGGCGTTATCGTGATTTCCGGCGCCGTATCGATGAAGCTGGACTGCGGCCCGAGCGGAAGGTTGACCTGGAAATTACCGAGTTCTTCCGGCCCGAGCAGCGGCAGAGGATTGCCGATCGCCAGCGGATCGACCGTCGGACTGTGGAAGTCGGCGCCGCTCGCCGGGCTGCCGCCTCCGCCTGCCGCCGGAAGCACCGACTGATCCTCTGTGATCGGAAACAGCGAAGCGAACTGATCGCCCGTGACGTCGTGGCCCGCGCCGAGATTGACATCGAGATTGGCGAGTGGCTTGCCCGTTGAATCGAAGAAAGGCTCGATGGTCACCGTCGAGTGGTTGTCGAACAGAACGATCAGTTTGGTGCCGACGTGCACCATCGTCATCTTTTCGTTCGCGACCGAAGAGAGATCGACTTTGGTTTTCTGATCGAAACCGAGATCGATAGTGATCGCCTGTTCACTCCCAGGCTTCACGACCGTTACAACTTTGAGAGGAACAGGGTTTTGAACAGGAGTGGTGTCAGCCTGAGCAATCCAGACGCGCTCGTTCATAAAATCCTCCCGGAAGCCGATGACGGCCCCCCGCAAAAAAATTAAGAAATCATTAAGCTGAATAATCCCTTTCTAATGATCCTGCGTCAAGGAAACGCCCCTTTCCGCCCCACGAATTGTCCAGTTTGGGTTAAGCCGGTCACACAACCTAAGGGCGACCTGGTCGTTAAGGTTCGTTAACTCCAGCTTGTTGTTGGCAGGGACTTCCGTTAGAAATCCCGGCGGGGGATTTCATCATGTTGATTCATCGCCTTTTCATTGCCTCGACCGCATTATTTGCCCTTGTTTTTTCAATCGCTTGCACGACGGCAACACCTGCCAGAGCGAATTGCGCGGACTTCGTCCTGAACTGTGACAATGGTCGCGACTATCCGTTCTGCCCGCGCGCGGTCAGTCCTGAGGGCGATGTCGTCACCGGCACCTTGAGCCTTGCGCCGCACAGCGCGGTCCGGATGCGGCTGATCCCAATGGGTGTCGGCTACCGGTATGCGGGCCGCGGCGTCTGGTTTGACGGCCTTCAGAACGAAGCGTTGCTCTTCCTGCGAAAGAACGCTTCCGTCTCCTGTACAGTGTCGCGCCAGACGCTGGACCCGAGCGCACCGGCCGTGCTCTATACGAAGGGTTGATCCCAGCCTCCGGTTACAGGGCAGGCTTTTCGGCGAGGAAGCGGAGCCAGCCCATCGGATGACGAAGGTTGTAATCGTCAACCCGCGCGCGATGTATTTTGGCGATCGGCACGCAACGTCGATCGACCTCACCGTACGCGACCTGATCCTTCACAGCCGCTTTCGCGACGACGTGACGGTGATTGGCGACCCGATCGACCTTCCCTTTGACGGCATCGCCTATGTCGCGCGGCCGATGGGTCATTCCGACCGCTTCTTTTTCCGCATGCGTCGCCTGCTCGCCACCATTCGCGCCATGGCGCCGGATGTCGTTTCCGTACAGGAGCATCTCGGCACGGCGAGCTACCTCGCCAAACACCTCAAAGCGCCGGTGGTGCTGCATCTGCATAACCCGATACGGCAGCCAAAGAACCCCATCGAGCGACGGTGGCGCGGAAATGCCTTCGTACCGCTTAGCGGGCTGATCTTTGTCAGCCGTGATCATGAGCGATCTTTCCGGGAGACATGGCCACAGGTCGCGGCGCCGCGCCACGTCGTACCCAACGGGCTCGACCTCGAGCAATGGCACCCTGCAGCAAGCCGTCAGAAGGTGGTTCTGGTGGTCGGCCGCGCCGTCCCGGAGAAAGGCATCCTTGAGGCCGCCGAGGCGCTTGCCGCGACCCTGCCCCGGCACCCGGACTGGCGGACCGTGTTCATTCTCAGCGCGGTGACGTCACATCCCGATTACGTGGCAGATATCCGCCGCGTGCTGGCACCGCTCGGGCAACAGGCCGAACTGCTGACCGGCCAGCCTTTCATGGTCGTGAGGGACTGGAGCGAAAAAGCAGCCATCGCCGTGGTCTCGTCCCATATCCGCGAGACCTTTGGGCGCACCGCGCTGGAGGCCCACGCCGGAGGCGCTGCCGTGATCTCGTCGGGCAATGGCGGCCTCCGGGAGGTCAGCGGCGAGCACGCGCTCTATCTGGAGCGCATCGGGGCGCCAGAGATCGCCCGCGCCGTGGAGCGTCTGATCCG includes:
- a CDS encoding glycosyltransferase family 4 protein, encoding MTKVVIVNPRAMYFGDRHATSIDLTVRDLILHSRFRDDVTVIGDPIDLPFDGIAYVARPMGHSDRFFFRMRRLLATIRAMAPDVVSVQEHLGTASYLAKHLKAPVVLHLHNPIRQPKNPIERRWRGNAFVPLSGLIFVSRDHERSFRETWPQVAAPRHVVPNGLDLEQWHPAASRQKVVLVVGRAVPEKGILEAAEALAATLPRHPDWRTVFILSAVTSHPDYVADIRRVLAPLGQQAELLTGQPFMVVRDWSEKAAIAVVSSHIRETFGRTALEAHAGGAAVISSGNGGLREVSGEHALYLERIGAPEIARAVERLIRDEGERQHLAAAGHTRALAQFDIRATAAVHDAMIKSLISQ